CAGGGCAACACCATCAACCGATTACTCAGAGGTATAACGAAATGGAAGCTCCTTGGAGTCCTGCATACTATTCTCCTAGGCATCATGGGCATCTTGATCCAAGACCAATGCCAGAATTTCCATCTTCTCCTTCCTCTGCACGGTACCGTATTCCATTTCCAGATTTACCTGATAAATGTTTAGATAGAATGCCTGAAGAATATGCACGACAGCCATTGAATCATCAGCCTGCATATGAACACCAAACACAATATACTGAGAATGTTTTGTGGCTTCCAAGTGGAGCTATATCTGGTGAAAAGTCTGGCTTTCCTGGTAACATCTTTCATGGAACCAATGTTCTCGAAGGAAACAGTATTTGTGAGCATTGCCGGATGAATTTCCAGAGAAACCAACCACATTTTGAGCAATCCAACATGGTGAATGGATTTCACCAGGTTGCTAACCCAAGCACTGAGTGTCCTCCAAATAGAGAAAGTTTCATGATGAATTCAGATGCAAAGTTGCACCATGAGATATACGCAAGTGAACAGAATAATGGTCCTCCATCTCATTATAATGAGACTCCAAATCATGAAAGAGGATGGATTCCAGATCATCATTTGAATTGTCGGACTGAGGAAGCAAGACCACATGTCTCTGGAGCTGGGAAATTGAATGATCACTACATTGTAGATGGTCCCAGCAAGAATTTGCCTCTTGGTCCTAGTAATATGGTTGATGGCCATCATGTCTCTTCAAATTATGTTCATCAGCGAGTTGGACCTGAAATTGGAAATGAAGTGTTTCATGACCGACCTGTGCCTGCTCCACCCCATGTACACGTTGCTCCCCCAGAAGAGCGTGGGGTTCGTTATGGGAATCCTCCTTATGCCTTTGGAGGAGATAATCCTTACCCAGTGTCTCATGGACATGTACCTGGACCTGCAGTATGGAGAAATGTTCAGAGCCCAATGCATGCTGCGCCCTCTTACGAAGCATCCAATTCTGCTCCACAAGTGAATGGTAGTGTTAACCCAGGATTTCTCGGGCATGAGGATAGTCCAAGGTTTGGCCTTACAGTAGACAATCAAAATATTTGGGCTGACTCCTCGCAGCAAATGTTAGGTTTCGATGGTAAAGTTGTTCCAGACTATTCGTATGGCCACACTTTGAAGTTTAATCCAAACACACTTGGTCAGGAAAATCATCCTCCATTTCCTTCAGACCCTACTCAACCCACACCTGATATGCTAAATTGTGCTATTCCTTTAGACCCCGTTACTGGAGTTGTGAGGTTGGAGGGAGAAAGTTTGCCTGGAGAAGAAAAGGAGGTAAATCTTTTAGAGAAGCTAGAGTACTCTGACATGCAGGGTATAAGTCAGAACAAATTTTCCgataaaaattatgaaatggtATCTCCTGAGTTGATACATTCAAATTTCCCTAAGCTTACTGAAGTAAGTGGTGATGTTGTCAAAACTAGTGACAATGATCATTCTACTCCTGAAGTTCCAAAGCTTTCTGTTAGCCATTTGAGTTTCATACCTGAGTTGATGGCTTCTGTAAAAAGAGCTGCATTAGAGGAGGCTGAGGAGGTGAAAGCCAATGTTAAAGAAAGTGGAGATCCTGAGAAGGATAGTTCAATAGCCGAAGAAGCAGCTGCAAACAATTTGGAACGAGTGGTGAGAACTGAGTTAAATATCTAAAATGAGAAATTGTTCTGTAGTTATCTGTTTTCTCTTCTTAATGCACTGTTGTGTTATAGAACACTCCTGGAGACGGGGAATTGGATTCTGATAACGATTATCTGAACAATTCCAAAATTGAGCCAACAAAGGCTGAGGCAGAAGCTATTTCCAAAGGATTGCAGGTCTGTTTGTTTCAATCTTATGTAATTCTTAAATCCTACAGTCATCATTGGCTTATCCTCATTATTTCCCATACTATTTGTCTTGATCTTTCATGTGGTTTTCTTTAAACTGTATGATTGTTCTTTGGACAGACAATAAAGAATGATGATCTAGAGGAGATTCGAGAATTGGGTTCTGGAACTTATGGGGCTGTTTTTCATGGGAAGTGGAAGGGGTCTGATGTAGCGATAAAGAGAATAAAATCCAGCTGTTTTGCTGGGAGACCATCAGAAAGAGAACGCTTGGTAGGATCTTAGCACTCTTCCCATCTAGATTATTACAGTTGCTATTGACCTATTACAGAACACTGCCTTGCTTCCCCAGTTTGTGGTTTGTGTGATATATTGTTAGTTCTGACATTTTATATGATATTCTGGTTCCTGCAAATTAGTGTCACagagaggaaaaaaacagTGACTGCATGATAGGTGTAGTCATCATGGTTATTACatattattcactttttaGAACTTTTGtcattgaaatgaaattgtCCAGAGAGAAATTATACTTCcggaaataatatttaattcagtgtattattattatctgtgGCTATGTAATACaaggttttctttgttgttgtgaCAGATTGCAGATTTCTGGAAGGAGGCTTTGATACTTGGTTCATTGCATCACCCAAATGTTgtttctttctatggtattgTGCGTGACGGTCCTGATGGGTCTTTAGCAACAGTGACCGAATTCATGGTTAATGGATCTTTGAAACAGTTTTTGCAGAAAAAAGACAGGTATCTAGTGTATTTTCTAGGAAGCAACATTTCTAATTTGTTCTACTGTTCTCTTCTCAATTTCTATATTTGAAGGTCTTATTCTTCGCTCAAGCATATGATAAATCTTTTCATTCTATCATTGATCAGAACAATTGATCGTCGTAAAAGATTGATCATTGCTATGGATGCTGCATTTGGAATGGAGTATCTGCACGGGAGAAATATAGTACATTTTGACTTAAAGTGTGAAAATCTTTTAGTAAATATGAGAGATCCACAGCGGCCTGTATGTAAGGTTGGCTGATTTAAATACAGATCTGTCACCTTCTCTCGACTCTTAGTTTCCAGCTCCATTACACTTTTTCTAAGCATGCTTTGTGTTGGGAACTCACATTATGTGCATGTTCTTTAGATTGGTGATTTGGGATTATCGAAAGTAAAACAACACACTTTAGTGTCTGGAGGTGTTCGTGGAACTTTGCCTTGGATGGCACCTGAACTTCTTAGTGGGAAAAGTAACATGGTAACAGAAAAGGCAAGTGATGCTACCCTTGGCACGTATGTAGAAGTTTTTGGTCCTCTCAGAAGAATGATTAGTATATTAGTCTTTAGTGTGTTATTTCATGTGTTGTCATTTTCAATGTTGTAGATTGATGTTTACTCGTTTGGAATTGTTATGTGGGAACTGCTTACGGGGGATGAGCCATATACGGATATGCATTGTGCTTCTATAATTGGTAAGAACCAATAATTTGTAGGCATATATTCTGCTTATTTTACCATAATATGATTCCCTCCATTTTGTTCAAAAGGTGAGGTCACTGTCatcatttatttaataaaacaaCATCAATCTCCGAGAAGTTACTTATAACTTTAGCTACAGATAATCTGTGTTTAATGCTAGCTCATATGGGATCACATTTTGATTCATATCTTCTAGCTGAATTCTGTTTTTAACTCACTTCATATATACAACTGCTTGACACTACGAAGTAGCTTTCCATTTGTTGCTGGACTTTTCAGCAATTGCTTTTGGGTTACAATAATTGAAGAATGTTGATTTGTTCTTAAAGAATGCTCTGTAGTATTTAAGACTATTTACTTACCCTTGgcaattataaaatattagaGCTGGTTTGACACTCTAACCTTATTTACCAACTATATTCTTTGCAATTTGTTTTCCTGTTTTGTTTCTCTGACCTGGTAGTAATATCATCTCAGACTTGTAGTCactattatattttctttccaCTGTCCATTTTGATACGTTATACACTGCTGTTGTAACAAGTTTAACACTACACGGACTAACATGTAAACTCTAAATTGTATGTGTATATGCTtaggaggaaaaagaaagctgTCCTTATCCTTTTCTATTGGCAATTTTGCATTGTTTGACTACAGTCATCTTGCTGTCTCCATCCAGACATTAGTCCATGATTTATTATACGACAACATCTCTTACAAAGTCCTGTTGGCATGCTTaagatttttaattaaattgcttgcaTGCTTTCAATCAGCCTATTTTTTCTAGGCATTCATTATCGTATGTCATCCACAATTTGAACCATTCCAGCCAAGTATACacaatatttaattttgttctgcAATCTGTTTCTTTGTCGTATTTGCAGGAGGAATTGTGAACAACACATTGCGTCCTCAAATTCCCACTTGGTGTGATCCCGAATGGAAATCTCTGATGGAAAGTTGTTGGGCCTCTGAGCCTTCTCAGAGGCCATCATTTTCTGAAATCTCTCAGAAGCTAAGGAATATGGCTGCTGCAATGAATGTGAAATAATTCGAGTCTTGATGCAGTTGATTCACTTCTTGCATTGTATGTTAGCCAGGACTTAgccaaagaggaaaataaattgaagCATAGATTTTGCAGTGTAAGGACACCACTGGTTTAAAAGTATATTAAGGCTAATAGTGTAATATTATGCCTTGGTTCATATTTAAGGTACCCTTTGTATACTGCTGTGAAATGGTCATGCTCTTTGAGAAGTGCCGGATAATGCACTTTAGGGTGGCTTTTGCCTGGAAGGGGCTTCATCATACACCAACCAGAGCCATGATGGCACGACCAGAATGTGagtttatttttcctttttcaactCCACTTGTATGCCATTACTGTTTTGTGACACTGTAATAAAGCAATTGCTTTGGCTGTCTTTTACAGGTTTTAGTAATTTGGTTGAGATCACAACGGTACTGAGATCGAAGCTGAACCAAGGTCTCGTTTGAAGGGCatgtatataaattaattgttATTAAAGCTATATCATGAGAGGATAACGATGCATTATACTTACAAATTTTACACAATTGAACCTATTTCGTTGTtcgttattttattttattttgggccTCTGCTGGGTACGCTAGCCAGGAACATCTGTTTATATGTCAGGCTTATGCTTTGGCTCTTAGAATGTGAAAAGCATATGAGTATTTGTAAGAACCTCTTTACATCATGAAAGTCTGGCTTTAGTGTATTTTATGTAGAAACTATAAAAGCATAGATGTATAAAGTATCTGAATATTTGATCGAATTTGTACACCGGACTATAAAACATTTTGTTTGACATGAACAGTGGCAAATACTGGACAATTTAGGCGATCTTTGTTTGCATTGAcctttgaaatttaaatggCTTAAGATGTTTGAGGTGTTTTGGGCGGTGTTGCAAAAATGTTTTCATGTAGCCATCTATTGCTCGGTGACAGACTTATAATTTATAGCATTTTACAGTACGGAAACTAAAGACCTGCCTCTGGTTTCTGCTGATAAAATTTGGATTGTAGTTCACTGCAAAGGTGTTGAGCTAATTGCCAAAAATGGAGGACCACATCCTATCCTATCATCAATTTGAATCTTTTTTTGGCAACCTACAGACTACTCAGGGGATTTAGTCCAGTGGTAGGATGCTCGCTTAGGGAGCGAAAGGTCCCGAGTTCAATTCTCAGAATCCCCATTTCTTTGTTATGATCTTTGCAGTAGTGAAAAAACTGCAAAATGTTAAATGTAAATATGCCAAAATATAAGAGCCAGGCACATGTCAATATTGTGAAATGGTTAGGCCATCTTCAATCCTAGAGgactcaaactcaaatttttccctaccaaaatacaactattcaAGTATTGCCCGAACTCAAATAGATTTTTCCCCAAACCCTGCTgactcaaaatttgaatttacaactttattaaattgtttagaAACgatttaacttttttttaaagttaattTTTATGCATAACTTtgtgatttatttttctgcacatttatacataaaaaaaattgaaatttcacaaacataaaattatttcACTTAAAATGAGAATGAGTGCAGGAGCAtagtaaaaaaacaaacataaaattatttcagttgaaaataataattaaaaaactaaaTGGAGCAAGTTCAAATACAACCATTGGATGCAAACGGTCAATGCTTCAGCGCATGTCATGTGTctaattttaataaatgaaagtGGATGACTTTTTGCTATGATGCGCCTGCTCCTTCAAGTGGGTTCAGTTTAGGCCTCACAAAAATTATTGCCTGGACTGCTAAATGGTCCCAAATTCCGCCTCAAAAATCAGCTGGGTAATAATTTAGCCTCCTATACGTGCGTTGGGAGAGTTTTTGGGctaaaatcccaaattttagGTTTACCCCCCTTGCattggagatggccttatGAAGCAGGCCCCAATACTCAttgattatattttatttaatagcATATTTCTGAAGTTATTAGCTACCCATTAACTCGTTGTTTCAGTGGTATTTCACTTTTCAATATTAGAAAAGTTTCAAATTTCGAACTTTCCATTCTTAAGTTATAAAGAAATGAATGTCATTAGAGCTACGAAGCATGGGTTACTTTGTAACAAGAACTCCATGCGTGGTACCAAGTGGAATTAATGGATATTCAACAATATTTTGGGTGCTAAAAGGCTAAAACTTGTTATGACAAGGAGAGTTTGACAATTGCCGATGACTTGAAGGAGATGGGGCATAGAGGGTTGAGCCTGACGAGCTCAGCATCTGCGGCTATCTGCAGTCTTTGTACGTTACTTTACATAAGGTGCATGGAGGACTCAAGGATAACAACAGCTTCAATACTTTATAATTAAGAGACTTTTGCCAAGGTGAGCTTTTAGAAAGTGATGAGCCTTTATGTCTATATTGGTTTTGGGATGTGGCAATGTAATTTGGAGGAAAGacataaagaagaaaagtttatTTGATTAAATGGATAGGACCTGCAAGAGGCGGTTCGAATTCCTTTATTTTAATATctcttgtattaaaaaaaaaaaaaaaaaaaaaaccggcAGCACTTGAGTGATGGAGAGAGCCCTTATATAGGCACAAGTTTTGGCCTTTTCCACTTGTGCGCTTCAAAATTGGCCACGAGGAGCCTACacactaggggtgggcatccaTATCAGAAAATCGGAACACTGAGCCGCACGGAATTGAAACAACCAGAAAAAAACCGTGTTGactaaaaagtcaacaaaccaACACTGAACTAGATCAGACCGGTTTAAATCGGTTTCGATGCCGATTTCACACCTTGCAAAACCAAACTGAACTGGACCAGATCatatgtgtatttttttttaaaaaaaaaaaaaattttaaatccaATGCTAAATTTCTAATCCcataactaatatttttcCAAACCCAACTTCAAAGTACCTTTCTTTTTAGGCTCGATCATCTCTCTTTGTATGAAATTGGatcatttatgaattttttagcccaaaaataaaaatttagttgaaatttgtataaaaaaaaaatcagatccAAAATTGGGAAAATCGAATACTGTACTGAAACTTGTTTAAACCTGACCGTCCagtttaataaattttttttcaccaaAACCAAATCGAACCACACCTGTTCAATAGTACCAATTCCAATTCCGGTGTGCGATAAAACCAGACCGAATTGTGCCCACCTCTACTACACATAAACAAACAGAGGAGGATAAAGTGTATTAGGATTAGAAAGCTGATACAATTTTAGATATCTTTTTCTACTAATGGTACCAAACCGTTTATGCCAATTTTCGGTCAACAAgagtaaaaccataaaactataAAACTACACGATCATAAACTAATACAACAAAATATAACTTGATTCACTCAATTCGAGCGACACTCACCATCTGTTGCTTTGGATTTTTACTATATGAAGGTAATTAAAGAAGTGCAAAA
The window above is part of the Prunus dulcis chromosome 1, ALMONDv2, whole genome shotgun sequence genome. Proteins encoded here:
- the LOC117624804 gene encoding uncharacterized protein LOC117624804 isoform X1, with the protein product MCNKGIACLSESENPIDQQHPYQAVYLMDSPSATPHFGSNSTAVSSPNWNEESPRVKFLCSFSGSILPRPQDGKLRYVGGETRIVSVPRDIKYEELMNKMRDLYEGAAVLKYQQPDEDLDALVSVVNDDDVTNMMEEYDKLGSGDGFTRLRIFLFSHPEQDGSSHYEGDERDNERRYVDALNNLNDGSDFRKQHPESPFINPVDDIHIAEQFFSPISLEGGLQRSCDMSAPQYNLHHLKIPHIGSGQHHQPITQRYNEMEAPWSPAYYSPRHHGHLDPRPMPEFPSSPSSARYRIPFPDLPDKCLDRMPEEYARQPLNHQPAYEHQTQYTENVLWLPSGAISGEKSGFPGNIFHGTNVLEGNSICEHCRMNFQRNQPHFEQSNMVNGFHQVANPSTECPPNRESFMMNSDAKLHHEIYASEQNNGPPSHYNETPNHERGWIPDHHLNCRTEEARPHVSGAGKLNDHYIVDGPSKNLPLGPSNMVDGHHVSSNYVHQRVGPEIGNEVFHDRPVPAPPHVHVAPPEERGVRYGNPPYAFGGDNPYPVSHGHVPGPAVWRNVQSPMHAAPSYEASNSAPQVNGSVNPGFLGHEDSPRFGLTVDNQNIWADSSQQMLGFDGKVVPDYSYGHTLKFNPNTLGQENHPPFPSDPTQPTPDMLNCAIPLDPVTGVVRLEGESLPGEEKEVNLLEKLEYSDMQGISQNKFSDKNYEMVSPELIHSNFPKLTEVSGDVVKTSDNDHSTPEVPKLSVSHLSFIPELMASVKRAALEEAEEVKANVKESGDPEKDSSIAEEAAANNLERVNTPGDGELDSDNDYLNNSKIEPTKAEAEAISKGLQTIKNDDLEEIRELGSGTYGAVFHGKWKGSDVAIKRIKSSCFAGRPSERERLIADFWKEALILGSLHHPNVVSFYGIVRDGPDGSLATVTEFMVNGSLKQFLQKKDRTIDRRKRLIIAMDAAFGMEYLHGRNIVHFDLKCENLLVNMRDPQRPVCKIGDLGLSKVKQHTLVSGGVRGTLPWMAPELLSGKSNMVTEKIDVYSFGIVMWELLTGDEPYTDMHCASIIGGIVNNTLRPQIPTWCDPEWKSLMESCWASEPSQRPSFSEISQKLRNMAAAMNVK
- the LOC117624804 gene encoding uncharacterized protein LOC117624804 isoform X2: MCNKGIACLSESENPIDQQHPYQAVYLMDSPSATPHFGSNSTAVSSPNWNEESPRVKFLCSFSGSILPRPQDGKLRYVGGETRIVSVPRDIKYEELMNKMRDLYEGAAVLKYQQPDEDLDALVSVVNDDDVTNMMEEYDKLGSGDGFTRLRIFLFSHPEQDGSSHYEGDERDNERRYVDALNNLNDGSDFRKQHPESPFINPVDDIHIAEQFFSPISLEGGLQRSCDMSAPQYNLHHLKIPHIGSGQHHQPITQRYNEMEAPWSPAYYSPRHHGHLDPRPMPEFPSSPSSARYRIPFPDLPDKCLDRMPEEYARQPLNHQPAYEHQTQYTENVLWLPSGAISGEKSGFPGNIFHGTNVLEGNSICEHCRMNFQRNQPHFEQSNMVNGFHQVANPSTECPPNRESFMMNSDAKLHHEIYASEQNNGPPSHYNETPNHERGWIPDHHLNCRTEEARPHVSGAGKLNDHYIVDGPSKNLPLGPSNMVDGHHVSSNYVHQRVGPEIGNEVFHDRPVPAPPHVHVAPPEERGVRYGNPPYAFGGDNPYPVSHGHVPGPAVWRNVQSPMHAAPSYEASNSAPQVNGSVNPGFLGHEDSPRFGLTVDNQNIWADSSQQMLGFDGKVVPDYSYGHTLKFNPNTLGQENHPPFPSDPTQPTPDMLNCAIPLDPVTGVVRLEGESLPGEEKEVNLLEKLEYSDMQGISQNKFSDKNYEMVSPELIHSNFPKLTEVSGDVVKTSDNDHSTPEVPKLSVSHLSFIPELMASVKRAALEEAEEVKANVKESGDPEKDSSIAEEAAANNLERVNTPGDGELDSDNDYLNNSKIEPTKAEAEAISKGLQTIKNDDLEEIRELGSGTYGAVFHGKWKGSDVAIKRIKSSCFAGRPSERERLIADFWKEALILGSLHHPNVVSFYGIVRDGPDGSLATVTEFMVNGSLKQFLQKKDRLMFTRLELLCGNCLRGMSHIRICIVLL